The window ATCTTGTGAATGAATTGGACGGCATGTACAAAACAATCTGCACCCACACACATTtcgaaaggttttaatggtgggcgtcccatCCCAACCGTTCCCTTGTGGCGTGACCCACCTTCACGGTCAGGACGGACAGGATGCCACACAAACAAACATCAGGATGCACCCCCTGATCTCCTACAATTCGGGTCCATACACGGGTTTTCAATTCTAACAagtgttgggcccaccatttagtaatctggaccgttgatctgtTGCACCACACCGTTGATGGAGAATGCCCCAAAAACTCCCAGAAGCCGATATTAGGATTCAGGACACTCTCTGCTTGAATGTAGATTGTCGATGTATTTCTCCTCCCAACCGTACATCTGAAGGCCGCAAATCGAAATGTTAGACCCGTCTATAGTAGGACACGTGTCGcacaacaaaccaatggtctggattactaaaCCATGGCCCCCACATGTCATACCGTAGAAAGATGCGGGCACGAATATGATATTAATTACTCGGGAGCAGAAATGGGCTTTTGATATAGCGTATACACAATAGATTGTGTGTATATTCGACGGCATTACCAAACCCTAGAAAGACAAGCTAAGGTAAACAGCCGCAGCTACACCGAGAGCATACACCCCCATCGCCTTCCCTACCACATCTCGACTCGACCGAGTCGCCATCCCCAACCCAGCGATTCCGACGATTCCGACCGGAACTCGGCGCAGGACCGCTCCCCGAGCGTTGGAAACGATGACGTCCTTGAAGAGCTCCACGGCGAAGGCCTTGAACTGCTCGCgagttaggattagggtttcgcCTCCGTCGATGTTGACGGATTCGAGGGCTCGATCGACCTGGGACTGGGTGGGaggagatggggcccacctactgatGAGAGGGACGGAGGTGGAGACGGCGATGTAGAGGCGGGTGGAGGCGGGGAGGAGCTGGTAGGGCTTTACGCCGGGAAAGGCGTGTTGCGTAAGATTCAGGCAGTCGTCGTAGGCGGAGTCGCAGGCGGCGTTGAATTCCGGCGAgttttctagggttttggagACCCTCTTCGATGCCGATAGGCCCATCGATCAacgacggagagagagagagagagagattcacaaGGATACGATGTGAGTTCGTTGGTCTGGGGACTCGTCCTCCTCAGATGGCACTCGAAGtacagaccatccaaattgtggggcccatcgtggatGGAGCTTATCTCTAAAACCAAACTGatgaagcaatcctaaccatccatcctcTCTATCAAATGGATTCTTGAATGTAAAATAGCGAGTTACAGGGGAATAATCAGATGGTTGGTATTAGGGCTGATATTGGCCCCGGCTCGGGGTAGCAAAATCAACATTTtgaggcccggcccgttgacggCCCTGGTACTTGCTGCGGTTGCTTTCTCTATCGCGGGGGGATGGGAAACAAGTtaacgtgcatgaaatccaccccgtccattagctCCATCAACCCTTGGTTAGCCTTGTTTAGCCTTGGttacaaaaaatcaggctgattcaacactcaagtgggtcatCCCTTAAATCTATGCCcaaaaacctttaaattcacgAGGTATTGCCCATGTGAGTTTTGTAAATACTTTCATCCTAACCAGGCTAATTACTATTGTTATCACTCAAATATGGTTGATTCCGCGACACCTACGGTGGGTTTATATGCACGTTAATGGGAAGGGAATGACACCGGGGGCGTTTGTGTCAGTTATAGTCAGAGACCCTCCGTTGCCTAAGTCAGGTAGATTAATCTAAAGTTGGTGTGGttagtagaggtgtacatgagtcaagcCGAGCTGAACTTTGCTAGACTCGGCCAGCTTGAGTCCGCAACTTGTGCTCAGCTCGGATCGGCCAGTAGCTCGGTCTAGTTCGAGCCCATTTCGAGTTGAGTTTTCCAATCGAGTTTGAGTCTTCGAAccccgagtgggccccacaatgatcttCAACAACACCACCTAATCCCCCTGTAAATCCATcacatacatccatcatccatGAATCCAACCTTCCCGTAGTTCAATGATCCATAATCCATTTATCAAATaaacaatttaattatttttaaatcaataatatatatatatatatatatataaacagtggGCCATAGCCCACAGCCACCGGGCCAATGGCATCCGACTGTACTAGAGCCATCGTCTGATTGTACCAGAGCCACCCGGTCATTGATCGCTGGTCAGATGGCTTCCGCTACTCGGACGGACGCTACTCGCcggaaaaatggagagaggggaGGATATGACTCACTTTCAGATGCCAGTCGTTCGAACAAATGCTAGAAGGAGAGTATTCGTCGGGCGATGGAGAACGACGATATATTTGGGTGAACGGACGATACTATTTGGGTGAATGGACAGCTGAGAGGCAGCGAACGGGTTAGGGTTGCTGGCTGATTTGGGCGAAAGGGAGAGAGTCGAACGATTTGGGTACTGGCCACTGGGTTAGGGTTGGGCGAACGGGTTAAGGTTGGGCGAAGtaaggtttttttatttatttttaaaagctaTATATATGACTCAAAACTCGAtttgagtcgagctaggtccagctCAGACTCGACTCAAAATGTTCCGAGCTCATAAAAAatggctcgactcagttcgaacacagttttgatccgagtcaagtcgagctttttcgagtcgattcGAGCGAGCTAACGAGCTAACTCGATTCATGTACAGCTTTAGTGGTTAGAGTTAGAATTGTTATGCGTACTTTTTTCCTAAGGTCgagtgatgtatttataggtttATTAGGTAGCTTGCGCATCTAAGTAGATTTGTGAGATACACTAGAGGGGCCCGTATTAGAGTTAGAATCTACTCTCGAGTATATCTCTGATTATACATCAATTAGCATGATCTTCGGCTAGGATCTTGCTGAGTAATCCTATTCGTATACGAAGTGAATCTTGCTGAGTAATCCTATTCGTATACAAAGTGAGATTCTCTCTGGATATTTCCATCCCGAACTCTAGGTTAATATTCATGGTCGAGGTCGACATCCGTGGTCAAGGTCTGTCAATGAACCTTATCACTAAGCTTAGTTGATTGGCTCAGTTCAATCATTGGGTTTCCTTGCTTGGTACAGCTTCCTTAGTAGCAAGTAGTTCGATAGTTCAGGGAGTCTGCTCTAATGGTGACTGCCACATGTTTCATTCATCAGGTCAGTTCGATTTTCCCCAAATAGTTGCCACCTATTTTTGATTTTTATATTCATGAGCTCAAGAAGTAAGATGATTTAAATTGATGAATGAGCTGGAGAATTTTAACTTTTAACTGTGAGTCGTCAACTCGATCCATTCGTGTTCATCGATTTTATGGCCTAATGATGAAGGCAATAATTGAAAAGGACAATGCATGTTGCGGTGATCAAGGAGGATATTATAATAGTATCTCCGTACGATGAGTTGTGCACAGAGTGGCAAACGCCGCTTCACCTTCCGACTGACTCACAAGCGGACACCTATCCCTAATTCATTAACATGGGCTCTAGGCGACCCCCATATTGCCATGTGAAGAAATCGTGCATCGAAGTGTCCTTTTATGCACTCGTGAGTAGTGCTAGCATTAAAGGCTCTGCTCCTAGGATGCTTATAATTATGggtttctccctcatttctcactcACCAGTTCCAGCGGAGTTCGAACCATGCCGACATGTTCCTTTCTTCCTTTATCGCAGTCCTTTTTCA is drawn from Magnolia sinica isolate HGM2019 chromosome 5, MsV1, whole genome shotgun sequence and contains these coding sequences:
- the LOC131246389 gene encoding uncharacterized protein LOC131246389; the protein is MGLSASKRVSKTLENSPEFNAACDSAYDDCLNLTQHAFPGVKPYQLLPASTRLYIAVSTSVPLISRWAPSPPTQSQVDRALESVNIDGGETLILTREQFKAFAVELFKDVIVSNARGAVLRRVPVGIVGIAGLGMATRSSRDVVGKAMGVYALGVAAAVYLSLSF